One region of Paraburkholderia phymatum STM815 genomic DNA includes:
- a CDS encoding aminotransferase-like domain-containing protein, which produces MKRYERLADQISELIKRGDLPPGARIPSVRAACAAWGVSPATVFRAYYLLENRGMIKARPRSGYFVSPTAGELPRQRPATSPDTDLTIVNISDLVFEVLRTIRQPETVPLGSAFLSPALFPMARVGKSCATVNRSTDLASMVDCLPPGYEGLRQQISLRYLMAGMTVHVDEIIITNGALEALTLSAQLLAAPGDVIVIEKPTFYAALQAIERLKLNVVEIPVDPVKGHDLDALARALQQHPVRACWFMTSFHNPTGVTLADSSKQALVDLLARHDVPLIEDDVYNELHFGPDPVRPAKFFDRKGLVIHCGSFAKCLAPGYRIGWAAAGRFARGLERAKWMTTLSASTPAQRAIADYLQHGGYERFLHKLRRELAHQQSQMLDAISRYFPADTMATKSDGGYFTWVALPEHVDSIQFFQAALSSGISIAPGPIFSADGAFRRRVRLNYGYPWSVRLDKAVATLGALCADESRCGAKLAGPVRPA; this is translated from the coding sequence TTGAAACGCTACGAGCGGTTAGCCGACCAAATCAGTGAGCTCATCAAGCGCGGTGATCTGCCACCCGGGGCGCGTATTCCTTCGGTTCGCGCGGCGTGCGCGGCGTGGGGCGTGAGCCCCGCGACGGTATTTCGTGCCTACTACCTGCTCGAGAATCGGGGTATGATCAAGGCACGCCCGCGTTCTGGCTATTTCGTGTCGCCGACTGCCGGAGAATTGCCGCGGCAAAGGCCCGCGACCTCGCCCGATACGGACCTGACGATCGTCAATATCAGCGACCTTGTCTTTGAGGTTCTGAGGACGATCAGGCAGCCCGAGACTGTCCCACTTGGTTCAGCGTTCCTGAGCCCTGCGCTGTTTCCCATGGCGCGTGTCGGAAAGTCGTGCGCGACTGTCAATCGTTCAACGGACCTGGCCAGCATGGTTGACTGCCTGCCGCCGGGATATGAAGGATTGCGCCAGCAGATTTCGTTGCGTTACCTGATGGCGGGAATGACAGTGCACGTCGACGAGATAATCATTACGAACGGTGCACTCGAAGCCCTGACGCTCAGTGCCCAGTTGCTTGCCGCCCCAGGCGATGTGATCGTGATCGAAAAGCCAACGTTCTATGCAGCGCTGCAGGCTATCGAGCGTCTGAAGCTGAACGTAGTGGAGATTCCTGTCGACCCGGTGAAGGGTCATGATCTGGATGCGCTCGCGCGGGCGCTGCAGCAACATCCCGTTCGGGCCTGTTGGTTCATGACCTCGTTCCACAATCCGACCGGGGTGACGCTGGCCGATTCCAGCAAGCAGGCACTGGTTGATCTGCTCGCCAGACACGACGTGCCGCTCATCGAGGATGACGTCTACAACGAACTGCATTTTGGCCCGGACCCAGTGCGTCCGGCCAAATTCTTTGACCGGAAAGGTCTTGTCATCCATTGTGGATCGTTCGCGAAGTGCCTTGCGCCCGGATATCGCATCGGCTGGGCGGCAGCCGGAAGGTTCGCGCGCGGGCTGGAACGTGCGAAATGGATGACCACGCTATCGGCTAGCACGCCGGCGCAGCGCGCAATCGCCGATTATCTGCAGCACGGCGGCTACGAACGTTTCCTGCACAAACTACGTCGCGAGTTGGCCCATCAGCAATCGCAGATGCTCGACGCTATCAGCCGGTACTTCCCGGCCGATACGATGGCGACCAAGTCTGACGGCGGTTATTTCACATGGGTAGCGCTCCCGGAACACGTCGACTCGATACAGTTCTTCCAGGCTGCGCTCAGCAGTGGCATCAGTATCGCGCCCGGACCTATCTTCTCTGCGGACGGCGCCTTTCGCCGCCGTGTGCGTCTGAACTATGGATATCCCTGGTCGGTGCGGCTCGATAAAGCGGTCGCGACACTGGGTGCCCTGTGCGCTGATGAATCACGTTGCGGCGCTAAGCTGGCCGGGCCGGTTCGGCCGGCATGA
- a CDS encoding sensor domain-containing diguanylate cyclase — MKDECIMDAQQQPASVPLPTESEDDQYFERVTRVAARALNLPISVVCLDRLGQPEVIGASGCERDVVFHLETHYSRTLQCEEPFVVRDALSDAELAQGRLATGELAIRFFAGIALRLPCGKPIGMLCVMHSMPRRFTRQQREMLIDLGQMIEQEVGLRKLDSSDRLQVLQAIDRLQAQHALYVETFHRTPVAIAHIGRDWEWRHMNDACVKFFAHSRAPLTKTPILDLLDANDRTRLEQAVQALNRGRGGEVLTLDVTFRLRNKQRKPARVQVARKQTTPARDGGWLFVIHDTQADQQEKAARDAREAALHRGAHEASEGLRRAHEQLTSAERQLGATRVDLRAIADNLPVLVAYVDGERRYRFANSTYREWLGLDPEEIVGRLTHEVLDADFYAAIEPYVQRVLNGERVEYEVGATLNGSQRALRGVLVPRLVHDQAANGYYLLVQDVTERTALLDRLRHQAFHDALTGLPNRRAFLERLDEACAAGGDGVAAIMFIDLDGFKAVNDTYGHQCGDEVLVETARRISRCVRDGDLVARHAGDEFTVLLTGPAIDRAALERIARAILLTLSQPMTIGAKAVQLSASIGMLPRDQAASLSGEALLRAADAAMYRAKVAGKAGIVVHELHDSPTGMLG; from the coding sequence GTGAAAGACGAATGCATCATGGATGCGCAACAACAACCAGCCAGCGTGCCCCTGCCCACAGAAAGCGAAGACGATCAGTACTTTGAGCGCGTGACGCGGGTCGCCGCGCGCGCGCTGAATTTGCCAATATCCGTCGTATGTCTCGACCGTCTCGGTCAGCCAGAAGTCATCGGCGCAAGCGGGTGCGAACGGGACGTCGTATTCCATCTGGAGACGCACTATAGCCGGACGCTCCAATGCGAGGAACCGTTCGTCGTCAGGGATGCGCTGTCTGATGCGGAGCTTGCGCAGGGCCGACTGGCAACCGGCGAATTGGCGATCCGCTTTTTCGCAGGCATTGCGCTGCGTCTACCGTGCGGCAAACCCATCGGTATGCTATGTGTGATGCACTCGATGCCGCGGCGCTTCACGCGCCAGCAGCGTGAGATGCTGATAGACCTGGGGCAAATGATCGAGCAAGAAGTTGGCCTGCGCAAGCTGGACAGCTCTGATCGTTTGCAGGTGCTTCAGGCGATCGACCGGCTTCAGGCCCAGCATGCCCTTTACGTCGAGACGTTCCATCGGACTCCGGTCGCTATCGCGCATATCGGAAGGGACTGGGAGTGGCGGCACATGAATGATGCCTGCGTGAAATTCTTCGCGCACTCGCGCGCTCCGCTAACGAAAACGCCCATACTCGATCTGCTGGATGCGAATGACCGGACCAGGCTTGAACAGGCCGTACAGGCACTCAATCGTGGCCGAGGGGGTGAGGTCCTGACACTCGACGTAACGTTCCGGTTGCGCAACAAGCAAAGAAAGCCAGCGCGCGTGCAGGTGGCACGGAAGCAGACGACGCCGGCCCGCGACGGAGGCTGGCTGTTTGTCATTCACGATACCCAGGCGGACCAACAGGAAAAAGCCGCGCGCGATGCGCGGGAGGCTGCGTTGCATCGGGGAGCCCATGAGGCCTCGGAAGGTCTGCGCAGGGCGCATGAGCAACTGACGAGCGCCGAGCGACAATTGGGAGCCACGCGCGTAGATTTGCGCGCCATCGCTGACAATCTGCCGGTGCTGGTCGCTTATGTCGACGGTGAGCGACGTTATCGGTTCGCCAACTCAACCTATCGCGAGTGGCTGGGGTTGGACCCGGAGGAGATCGTGGGACGGCTCACCCACGAGGTTCTCGACGCTGACTTTTACGCTGCCATCGAGCCGTACGTCCAGCGCGTGCTCAACGGCGAAAGGGTCGAGTATGAGGTTGGAGCGACGCTTAACGGGAGTCAACGTGCCCTGCGGGGTGTGCTGGTGCCGCGCCTCGTCCATGATCAGGCGGCTAATGGGTACTACCTGCTGGTGCAGGACGTGACGGAGCGAACGGCGTTGCTCGATCGGCTGCGGCATCAGGCGTTCCACGACGCGCTGACCGGTCTGCCGAACAGACGCGCATTCCTCGAGAGGCTGGATGAGGCATGCGCAGCAGGCGGCGACGGTGTGGCGGCCATCATGTTTATCGACCTGGACGGCTTCAAGGCGGTCAACGATACATACGGGCATCAGTGCGGCGACGAAGTACTGGTTGAAACCGCGCGCCGGATTAGTCGCTGCGTGCGTGACGGGGATCTGGTTGCGCGGCATGCCGGGGATGAGTTCACGGTGCTGCTGACCGGCCCTGCAATCGATCGTGCTGCGTTGGAGAGAATTGCACGTGCAATCCTGCTGACACTGAGCCAGCCCATGACAATCGGGGCAAAGGCCGTCCAGTTGTCGGCAAGTATCGGCATGCTACCGCGCGACCAGGCAGCGTCATTGAGTGGCGAAGCCCTGTTACGCGCGGCGGATGCCGCGATGTATCGTGCAAAAGTCGCGGGCAAGGCGGGTATTGTCGTGCATGAGCTTCACGATTCACCGACCGGCATGTTGGGTTGA
- a CDS encoding EAL domain-containing protein, whose translation MRRLQPVFDGHLEVVVTVAVTLSLACLLAASLITSPYAVAPVVALLGCAAAVHVGHLVRPKARLRRAAAIGLRRGEFHVVYQPIVDMRTRHCVGVEALLRWGHPKFGVGGPGLFIGELEGTRLLSALTCFVLREANIALTQLPFPQHWHISVNICARHLMEDRFVDDICESAGPILERLVLELTERSCVERTPRVVTALAQLKQRDVRLSLDDFGTGFSNFDLLADFRFDYVKVDRRFLAMRGEARSQFLKSVAALVHTHGAKVVVEGVENAAEHDVLQHSGIDLAQGYWFGKPMAVDQLRAFAWASINT comes from the coding sequence ATGCGCCGGCTGCAACCGGTATTCGATGGGCATCTTGAAGTGGTAGTGACTGTCGCCGTTACGTTGAGCCTGGCTTGCTTGCTCGCGGCCAGCCTGATCACTTCTCCATACGCCGTGGCGCCGGTTGTTGCGCTATTGGGTTGCGCCGCGGCCGTGCACGTTGGTCACCTGGTTCGCCCAAAAGCAAGATTGCGGCGCGCGGCGGCCATCGGTCTTCGCCGGGGGGAGTTCCATGTCGTTTATCAGCCCATTGTGGACATGCGCACGCGACACTGCGTGGGCGTGGAAGCGCTGCTCCGGTGGGGCCATCCCAAGTTCGGAGTCGGGGGGCCGGGGCTGTTCATTGGAGAACTCGAAGGCACGCGCTTGCTCAGCGCGTTGACCTGTTTCGTGCTGCGCGAGGCGAATATTGCACTGACCCAACTGCCGTTCCCTCAACACTGGCATATATCGGTAAACATCTGCGCGCGCCATCTGATGGAGGACCGCTTCGTCGACGATATCTGCGAGTCCGCCGGTCCGATACTGGAGCGCCTCGTTCTGGAACTCACCGAGCGCAGCTGCGTCGAGCGTACGCCTCGGGTTGTCACGGCGCTTGCCCAGTTGAAGCAACGCGACGTACGCCTGTCACTCGACGATTTCGGCACCGGCTTCAGTAATTTTGACTTGCTCGCGGACTTCCGGTTCGATTACGTGAAGGTAGACCGGCGTTTTCTAGCCATGCGCGGCGAAGCGCGCAGTCAGTTTCTGAAGTCGGTAGCCGCGTTAGTGCATACACATGGTGCGAAAGTTGTGGTGGAAGGCGTCGAGAACGCTGCCGAACACGATGTGTTACAACACTCGGGAATCGACCTGGCGCAGGGTTACTGGTTTGGGAAGCCGATGGCAGTCGATCAGCTCCGGGCATTTGCGTGGGCGTCGATAAACACATAA
- a CDS encoding FRG domain-containing protein: MFQVLHPNSWDEACKLATRLGDAWVFRGQADPSWRLETTLERAARFWYWYFEKEEREQSFLWQFRSQAHLYQPILPREECLLDWLSLLQHFGGPTRLLDFTYSFYVATYFALERARSDVVVWAINTHVIDDDLQDDIAGKPLPSDFVGYSKMRIGVAEAALRQTGEPKIGVVHLVPAWFNQRISVQQGCFLFPLSLKHSFEANLVKSLSPNHEMFKARWTEAESSTFETWKPDPAVSAIKIILPTRAANVRNEIWGDLRRMNVTTVSLFPDLGGLARSFHLSMSEPTYPISQAAANLR, translated from the coding sequence ATGTTCCAGGTGCTGCATCCGAATTCATGGGACGAAGCGTGCAAGCTGGCGACGAGATTGGGCGACGCCTGGGTGTTTCGGGGACAGGCCGATCCTTCGTGGCGACTCGAGACGACGCTGGAGCGAGCAGCGCGATTCTGGTACTGGTATTTCGAAAAGGAGGAGCGAGAGCAGTCATTTCTATGGCAGTTCAGATCGCAGGCGCATCTGTATCAGCCGATTCTTCCGCGAGAGGAGTGCTTGCTGGATTGGCTGTCGTTGCTGCAGCATTTCGGCGGTCCGACGCGGCTGCTCGACTTCACTTATTCCTTTTACGTGGCCACCTACTTTGCGCTCGAGCGTGCACGGTCCGACGTAGTGGTGTGGGCGATCAACACCCATGTCATCGACGACGACTTGCAGGACGACATTGCAGGAAAGCCCCTTCCCTCAGACTTTGTCGGCTACAGCAAAATGCGGATCGGCGTTGCCGAGGCGGCCCTTAGACAGACTGGTGAACCGAAGATCGGTGTCGTTCATTTGGTCCCCGCCTGGTTCAATCAGCGCATCTCGGTGCAGCAGGGCTGCTTCCTTTTCCCGTTGAGTTTGAAGCACTCGTTCGAAGCAAATCTCGTCAAATCCCTCTCCCCGAATCACGAGATGTTTAAAGCACGATGGACGGAAGCAGAGTCCTCAACGTTTGAAACATGGAAACCTGATCCGGCCGTCAGCGCGATCAAGATCATTCTGCCAACCCGCGCCGCCAATGTGAGAAACGAGATTTGGGGAGATCTCAGGAGAATGAATGTCACGACGGTTTCGCTCTTCCCCGACCTTGGAGGGCTGGCCAGATCTTTCCACCTCTCGATGAGCGAGCCTACTTATCCGATTTCACAAGCCGCTGCCAACTTACGATAG
- a CDS encoding sigma 54-interacting transcriptional regulator encodes MRALLATGAGDVISDCDEPAALVRARAARWALIDATLARPVVADNLVGRSQTWLDTLRCVSETALFSHAPLLLTGPTGTGKELLARLLHTLDRQRHKGELLTVDCTTLSRELSGSELFGHERGAFTGAFGERDGAIARADGGTLFLDEIGELPLELQGQLLRVLQEKAYRRLGGAHWRKVDFRLVCATNRELPAEVEAGRFRADLYHRIAAIVCRTPALAERRADIPRLIRHFAASEHPSQVTFSPVLMEYLTSRHYAGNVRELRQVVLACLRRHVGAGPVSLGCLPDEEIRSWRLALVDSASPSDHAICIDDFVRDALHANVTLKELGRLVEAAAVRIALAESKSVTAAAHWLGVTPRALYHRGAAQREDLRLQVSA; translated from the coding sequence TTGCGCGCGCTGCTGGCCACCGGCGCGGGCGATGTCATTAGCGACTGCGACGAGCCGGCCGCCCTGGTGCGTGCAAGAGCGGCTCGATGGGCGCTGATCGACGCGACGCTCGCCCGGCCTGTCGTCGCCGACAATCTTGTCGGGAGAAGCCAAACGTGGCTCGACACGCTTCGTTGCGTATCCGAAACGGCCCTGTTCTCTCATGCACCGCTTTTGCTTACGGGTCCCACCGGAACCGGAAAGGAGTTGCTCGCGCGTCTGCTGCATACCCTGGATCGGCAGCGGCACAAGGGCGAACTGCTGACGGTCGATTGCACCACGCTCTCGCGTGAACTGTCGGGTAGTGAGCTATTCGGTCACGAGCGCGGCGCTTTCACCGGCGCCTTCGGCGAGCGCGACGGCGCGATTGCGCGTGCGGACGGCGGCACGCTTTTTCTCGACGAAATCGGAGAGTTGCCGCTCGAATTGCAAGGGCAGCTTCTGCGGGTCTTGCAGGAAAAGGCTTATCGCCGGTTGGGCGGCGCTCACTGGCGCAAAGTGGACTTCAGGCTGGTCTGCGCCACCAATCGGGAACTGCCGGCGGAAGTCGAGGCCGGCCGGTTTCGCGCCGATCTGTATCACCGTATCGCGGCCATCGTCTGCCGCACGCCCGCTTTAGCCGAGCGTCGCGCCGACATTCCAAGGCTCATTCGCCATTTCGCCGCGAGCGAGCATCCGTCGCAGGTCACGTTTTCACCCGTGCTGATGGAATATCTCACTTCACGCCACTACGCGGGCAATGTGCGTGAGCTACGACAAGTCGTGCTGGCTTGCCTCCGCCGCCATGTGGGAGCCGGACCCGTATCGCTGGGCTGCCTGCCCGATGAGGAAATCCGCTCGTGGCGTCTCGCGCTCGTTGATAGCGCGAGTCCGTCCGATCATGCGATCTGCATCGACGACTTCGTGCGCGACGCGCTGCATGCCAACGTGACGCTCAAGGAACTGGGCCGGCTGGTGGAGGCGGCGGCGGTTCGCATCGCCCTGGCCGAGTCGAAGTCGGTGACCGCGGCGGCTCACTGGCTGGGCGTCACGCCGCGCGCGCTGTACCACCGCGGGGCTGCGCAACGCGAGGACTTGCGGCTTCAGGTCTCAGCATGA
- a CDS encoding amidohydrolase family protein — MLVIDAHCHAGPGDGFTGPWDTIAPLDAYGVRAARAGIAHTLIWAAFHSDYAVANEAVAAIVRQAPRRYTGLAFVHAARDRGRIGAMVERAVRVHGFKGIKCHRADARITREVCDVAAALRIPVLYDVLGEVESVALFAPLYPGVKFIIPHLGSYGDEWSHQRNFIDILSRWPNVYSDTAGVRNWDCLVEAVRRAGAQKLLFGSDGPWLHPGVELAKVRELIAELGLDARASAQLLGGNAVSVFMLRPEAASPRVAQPRGGTARAA; from the coding sequence ATGCTCGTCATCGATGCACACTGCCATGCCGGTCCCGGCGATGGCTTCACCGGCCCGTGGGACACCATCGCGCCGCTCGACGCATATGGTGTCCGCGCCGCCCGGGCGGGTATTGCGCACACCCTCATCTGGGCAGCGTTCCATAGCGACTATGCCGTCGCCAACGAAGCCGTGGCGGCCATCGTGAGGCAAGCGCCCCGGCGATACACCGGGCTTGCCTTCGTCCACGCGGCGCGTGACCGCGGGCGTATCGGCGCGATGGTCGAACGCGCCGTGCGCGTGCATGGCTTCAAGGGCATCAAGTGCCATCGCGCGGATGCGCGCATCACGCGGGAGGTGTGCGACGTCGCGGCGGCATTACGGATTCCGGTGCTCTACGACGTGCTGGGCGAGGTCGAGTCGGTGGCGTTGTTCGCCCCGCTCTATCCGGGTGTGAAGTTCATCATTCCGCATCTGGGAAGCTATGGAGACGAATGGAGTCATCAGCGCAATTTCATCGACATTCTGTCGCGCTGGCCGAATGTTTACTCCGATACGGCGGGTGTGCGCAACTGGGACTGTCTGGTCGAAGCCGTGAGGCGGGCGGGCGCTCAGAAGCTGCTGTTCGGGTCGGACGGACCGTGGTTGCATCCCGGCGTCGAACTGGCGAAGGTGCGTGAGTTAATCGCCGAACTCGGTCTCGACGCGCGTGCGAGCGCTCAACTGCTCGGTGGCAATGCTGTGTCGGTATTCATGCTGAGACCTGAAGCCGCAAGTCCTCGCGTTGCGCAGCCCCGCGGTGGTACAGCGCGCGCGGCGTGA
- a CDS encoding translation initiation factor IF-2 associated domain-containing protein: MSANTVGEFAAELKMPVEVLIEQLKAAGAMKRSASDAISETDKSKLLGHLRAMSGSSDSKIKLTRRHTSEVSQKGSDGKARTIQVEVRKKRTFVSRQPPVQVPIPEPAAVTNISIDQLSPQLDTKAKKLRWTKLASVEITNFKAVKNLRVPLSDVTILVGPNGSGKSSVLQAIHWATRAASYIPPQSQSEVVSFERLDYSPSSEPLTTAHRGELSTDRSSQPTSVAFRHAGAGDETSSTATVRIWAARNRGGISVHIEGGSAVSPFKQREELITTYIPGLAGLSEKETILVKPLLRRQAAGGDAGGVLRNVLFNIASRQPAETDNRMAEERLLNLNRLVQMVHPNVRVEVSFDEREDVHIQASFDDQVLSGVKRPLEAAATGVLQIIQIFAYLILFRPKLILIDEPDAHLHPDKQERLIEALEFASDEFDVQVLLTTHSPHIARAASPAASLLWVNNGQVVEEQDEAIRSLLGWGGLDRKILFFVEDENDHAIRAILRQWPQLNRQITICRCFGVDNLPKNALLKGLLGEQTFDVRVVIHRDRDFMTEQESERWGERYTTTGVAVWVTRDSDAEAYFCTPAYLSSLYGVSEQIASDWVDTAAQSCTDGRKVFFDKRKHINRLLYEDGGSPASERLWNVDAKDLPKNILGKTLHKSLKNIVKTNGYDEKKLDRFSVPSEHELAPELRQAIERLLQ, translated from the coding sequence ATGAGTGCTAATACGGTGGGGGAGTTTGCTGCTGAGTTGAAAATGCCTGTGGAGGTCCTGATCGAACAGCTAAAGGCCGCCGGAGCGATGAAGAGATCCGCTAGCGACGCCATCTCGGAGACAGACAAATCAAAGCTGCTTGGGCATTTGCGCGCAATGAGTGGGAGCTCCGATTCAAAGATAAAACTGACCAGGCGCCATACTTCTGAGGTTTCTCAAAAAGGATCTGACGGGAAGGCTCGCACGATCCAGGTTGAGGTGCGCAAAAAAAGAACCTTTGTTAGCCGTCAGCCGCCCGTGCAGGTGCCGATCCCAGAGCCTGCAGCAGTAACGAATATTTCCATCGATCAACTTAGCCCGCAGCTAGACACGAAGGCAAAAAAGCTACGTTGGACCAAGCTTGCTTCAGTCGAGATTACCAACTTCAAGGCAGTAAAAAACCTTCGGGTACCGCTGTCCGACGTTACTATATTGGTCGGTCCGAATGGATCGGGCAAATCATCAGTGTTGCAGGCAATTCATTGGGCAACGCGTGCGGCAAGCTACATACCTCCTCAGAGTCAATCAGAAGTCGTCTCGTTCGAAAGACTGGATTACTCGCCATCTAGCGAGCCTTTGACGACCGCCCATAGAGGGGAATTATCAACTGATCGATCCAGTCAACCAACCTCGGTTGCATTCAGGCACGCCGGGGCCGGGGACGAAACGTCTTCAACTGCAACAGTTAGAATCTGGGCAGCGCGCAATCGCGGGGGAATTTCTGTGCATATTGAAGGGGGAAGTGCAGTAAGCCCTTTCAAACAGCGTGAAGAGTTAATTACAACGTACATTCCGGGTCTGGCGGGTCTGTCTGAGAAGGAAACGATTCTCGTGAAACCCCTGCTAAGAAGGCAGGCTGCTGGCGGTGATGCGGGGGGCGTGTTGCGCAATGTGCTGTTTAACATCGCCAGCCGTCAGCCAGCTGAAACAGACAATCGCATGGCCGAAGAGCGTCTACTAAACTTGAACCGTCTGGTTCAGATGGTGCATCCGAATGTGCGGGTCGAAGTGAGTTTTGACGAGCGAGAGGACGTGCACATTCAGGCATCGTTTGACGATCAAGTGCTGTCTGGGGTCAAGCGTCCGCTAGAGGCTGCCGCGACTGGCGTCCTCCAGATCATTCAGATTTTTGCCTACCTCATTTTATTTCGACCGAAACTGATTCTGATCGATGAGCCAGACGCGCACCTACATCCGGACAAACAAGAGCGACTGATTGAGGCTTTGGAATTTGCCTCGGATGAATTTGATGTGCAAGTGCTTCTGACTACCCACAGCCCCCACATCGCTAGAGCGGCTTCTCCGGCCGCAAGCTTGCTGTGGGTAAACAACGGTCAAGTAGTTGAAGAGCAGGACGAGGCGATTCGCTCGTTGTTGGGATGGGGAGGACTCGATCGGAAAATACTATTCTTCGTCGAAGATGAGAACGATCACGCAATTCGAGCGATACTGCGGCAGTGGCCACAGCTGAATCGGCAAATCACAATCTGCCGCTGTTTTGGCGTCGACAATTTGCCGAAGAATGCGCTGTTGAAGGGATTGCTAGGAGAACAGACTTTCGACGTTAGAGTCGTTATACATCGTGATCGTGATTTTATGACGGAGCAGGAAAGCGAAAGATGGGGGGAGCGATACACGACCACTGGCGTAGCAGTGTGGGTAACGCGGGATTCAGATGCAGAAGCATACTTTTGCACACCGGCGTACCTGTCATCGCTTTATGGAGTATCTGAACAGATCGCCAGCGACTGGGTCGATACTGCGGCTCAATCATGTACTGATGGCAGGAAAGTATTTTTCGATAAAAGGAAACACATTAATCGTCTCCTTTACGAGGACGGAGGTTCGCCTGCGTCAGAGAGGCTTTGGAATGTCGACGCAAAAGATCTACCGAAAAACATCCTCGGAAAAACCCTTCATAAATCGCTTAAGAACATCGTTAAAACTAATGGATATGATGAAAAAAAACTCGACAGATTTTCCGTGCCATCGGAGCATGAGCTAGCTCCAGAGCTTCGCCAAGCGATCGAACGGCTTTTGCAATAA
- a CDS encoding GGDEF domain-containing protein: MSDVIDRLTLERDLDSLTETLNRRAFERMAGRRVADRRSYPLALIAFDIDNFKSINDRYGHAAGDAVLRQFAAILRAAVREKDVVARIGGEEFVLLLPGADDKFAYQIAERLRIVLESSRFNEIEATLRVTTSAGIARHRPGETVGALLARADHLLYAAKRAGRNRVVTEPSGQTWDAPELDIV; encoded by the coding sequence ATGTCGGACGTGATCGACAGACTGACTCTCGAACGCGATCTCGACTCGCTCACCGAGACGTTGAACCGGCGCGCGTTTGAACGCATGGCGGGCCGCCGCGTCGCGGACAGGCGAAGCTATCCGCTCGCGCTGATCGCTTTCGACATCGACAACTTCAAATCCATCAATGACCGTTATGGGCATGCGGCCGGCGACGCGGTGCTGCGCCAGTTCGCCGCAATCCTGCGCGCCGCGGTGCGCGAGAAAGACGTGGTGGCGCGCATCGGCGGCGAGGAATTCGTGCTTCTGCTGCCGGGCGCTGACGACAAATTCGCGTATCAGATCGCGGAGCGCCTGCGCATCGTGCTGGAGTCTTCACGCTTCAATGAAATCGAGGCTACGCTGCGCGTTACGACGAGTGCCGGCATTGCCCGGCATCGGCCTGGCGAGACGGTCGGAGCGTTGCTGGCGCGCGCCGACCACCTGCTCTATGCGGCAAAGCGCGCGGGGAGGAACCGGGTGGTCACTGAGCCATCAGGTCAGACGTGGGATGCTCCCGAGCTTGATATTGTGTGA